The Drechmeria coniospora strain ARSEF 6962 chromosome 02, whole genome shotgun sequence genome has a segment encoding these proteins:
- a CDS encoding putative nad dependent epimerase protein gives MTTRRPRLFMTGAAGYVGSVLTELALAEGYDVHGLSRSATSDEKLLRLGAVPVRGDLTSVEVLRRESAEADVVIGLATACAVAQGSGGDEIMAIDEGALDALGDALAGTDKPLVLTSGTLAVAADPSGAETTETSPMDPNPDNLRTRYEAYARSLADRGVRVAIVRLAPYVYGRAGSRIELFMTLSAQAGRVPCVDGGRNHTSIVHVDDAARLYLLAAQRASAGEVFNASAATDVTARQIFEAIAAAVSVPLQEVALADAKTELGEVFAYFLSADHRASGEKATRVLGWQPRGMGILHEINKGSYQTLARTLRSNDVSGET, from the coding sequence ATGACGACCCGGAGACCACGGCTCTTCATGACGGGCGCGGCGGGATACGTCGGCTCTGTCCTCAccgagctcgccctcgccgaagGGTACGACGTCCACGGCCTCTCCCgttcggcgacgagcgacgagaaGCTGCTGCGACTCGGTGCCGTTCCCGTGCGCGGCGACCTCACGTCGGTCGAGGTTCTCCGTCGGGAGagcgccgaggcggacgtGGTCATCGGGTTGGCCACggcctgcgccgtcgcccagggtagcggcggcgacgagatcatggccatcgacgaaggcgccctcgacgccctcggcgacgccctcgccggcaccgacaaGCCGCTCGTCCTCACGTCGGGAACGCtcgccgtggcggccgacCCGTCGGgggccgagacgacggagacgtCCCCGATGGACCCGAACCCCGACAACCTCCGTACGCGGTACGAGGCCTACGCCCgctccctcgccgaccgCGGCGTTcgcgtcgccatcgtccgcctcgccccCTACGTCTACGGTCGGGCCGGTAGCCGCATCGAGCTCTTCATGACCTTGTCCGCCCAGGCCGGCCGCGTTCcttgcgtcgacggcggccgcaaCCACACGTCCATCgtccacgtcgacgacgccgcccgcctctacctcctcgccgcccagcggGCGAGTGCCGGCGAGGTGTTCAACGCGagcgccgccaccgacgtGACGGCACGCCAGATATTCGaagccatcgccgccgccgtcagcgTCCCGCTCCAGGAGgtcgccttggccgacgcCAAGACGGAGCTGGGCGAAGTCTTTGCCTACTTTCTGAGCGCCGACCATCGCGCGTCCGgcgagaaggcgacgagggtcCTTGGCTGGCAGCCTCGAGGCATGGGCATCCTGCATGAGATAAACAAGGGCTCCTACCAGACGCTGGCCAGGACGCTGCGAAGCAACGACGTCTCGGGTGAAACGTGA
- a CDS encoding 60S ribosomal protein L4 produces the protein MASRPTVSIIGKDGAPSGATHPIPAVFTSPIRPDIVQHVHTGMAKNKRQPYAVSEKAGHQTSAESWGTGRAVARIPRVSGGGTHRAGQAAFGNMCRSGRMFAPTKIWRKWHVKINQGQKRYATCSALAASAATPLLLARGHQVMTIPEVPLVVDSALFEAGAMARTSASIGLLKAVGAGAELEKVKGSKKLRAGKGKLRGRRHRQRRGPLVVYSPDVDGKELVKGFRNIPGVETCPVTALNLLQLAPGGHLGRFIVWTSAAFKALDEIYGSTTVPSAHKRDFLLPSNVVSQADLTRLINSSEIQSSLNAPKGEATTRRSAVQKKNPLRNKQVMLRLNPYATVFAKESQKKQLKK, from the exons ATGGCTTCGCGACCTACCGTCTCCATCATCGGCAAAGATGGCGCTCCCTCCGGGGCTACCCATCCCATTCCCGCCGTCTTCACGAGCCCGATCCGACCGGATATCGTCCAGCACGTGCACACCGGCATGGCCAAGAACAAGCGCCAGCCGTACGCCGTGAGTGAGAAGGCCGGCCACCAGACCTCTGCCGAGTCTTGGGGAACTG GTCGTGCCGTTGCCCGTATCCCTCGTGTCTCCGGTGGCGGTACCCACCGTGCCGGTCAGGCCGCCTTCGGTAACATGTGCCGCTCCGGCCGCATGTTCGCGCCCACCAAGATCTGGCGCAAGTGGCACGTCAAGATCAACCAGGGCCAGAA GCGATACGCCACCTGCTCCGCCCTGGCtgcgtcggccgccaccccTCTCCTGCTGGCTCGCGGCCACCAGGTGATGACGATTCCCGAGGttcccctcgtcgtcgactcggccctgttcgaggccggcgccatggcccgcacctcggcctcgatcggcctgctcaaggccgtcggcgctggtgccgagctcgagaaggTCAAGGGCTCCAAGAAGCTCCGCGCCGGCAAGGGCAAGCTCCGcggtcgccgccaccgccagcGCCGCGGTCCTCTCGTCGTCTACTcccccgacgtcgacggcaaggagctCGTCAAGGGTTTCCGCAACATCCCCGGCGTCGAGACGTGCCCCGTGACGGCGCTCAACCTGCTCCAGCTCGCCCCCGGCGGCCACCTCGGTCGCTTCATCGTCtggacctcggccgccttcaagGCTCTCGACGAGATCtacggctcgacgacggtgccctCGGCTCACAAGCGCGACTTCCTCCTGCCTTCCAACGTGGTCTCCCAGGCGGACCTGACGCGTCTCATCAACAGCTCCGAAATCCAGAGCTCGCTGAACGCGCCCAagggcgaggcgacgacgcgccGGTCGGCGGTGCAGAAGAAGAACCCCCTGCGCAACAAGCAGGTGATGCTGCGCCTGAACCCCTACGCGACCGTGTTCGCCAAGGAGTCCCAGAAGAAGCAGCTGAAGAAGTAA